The segment TGCTGATCTCAGGCGCGCTGCCGGCCGACCAGCTGGCTGACCGGCTGTGCATCGACTTGCCGGAAGACCGCGAGTTCGCGACAGCCGCCGGCTATGTGCTGTGGAGCCTAAAGAAGCTACCCGAAGAGGGTGAAAGCTTCGTCGATCAGGGCTGGCGCATCGAAGTGATCGACATGGACGGGCGCAAAATCGACAAGTTGCTCGCCGTTTGTTTGTGACCGCGCTTCCGCGGAGGACGACCCCGCCGAGGCGGGGTCGCAACCAAATCAGCCGGGAATGACCGCCGACGCCCCGGCTCCATCGCCTTCGGGCGCGGCGATGATGTCGCGCGTGACGCCGCCCTTGGCGACGGTGTTGGTCTGCGGATCGCCGACCGAGGTGCGGATGCCCGGCTCGGCCGTGCCGGCACGATCGAGCGCGCTGGTTTCGACCTGGCTGCGCGGAGCCGGACCGCCAAACAGCGCGTCGAGCGCCTGGCTGGACGCGGTGCCTTCGGCCGGGCGCGGCGCGCCGGGAGCGGGCGGGGTGAGGCTGAAATCGGGCGGCACCACCAGCGGCGCCTGGCGCTGCACGGCGAATTCATCGGGCCGCTCGCGGTTGAGCAGGCCGGTCGAGCCGCAGCCCGCCAGCGCGACGGTCGCGAGAAGCACGAAGGGAAGGGTCTTGCGCATGGTTGTCAGCTCTCCACGACCGTATCGGCCGGATTGTCGGGCGCCTTTTCGCGGATAAGCAGCGATCGGGCAAGGATGATGACGACGCCGATGGTGATCGCGGCGTCGGCCACGTTGAAGATCAGGAACGGGCGCCATTCGCCAAAGTGCAGGTCGAGGAAATCGACCACATAGCCCAGCTCGTAGCGGTCCTTGATGTTGCCGAGCGCCCCGCCGAGGATGAGCGCCAGCCCCAGGATGTCGCCCAGCTTGCGCTCGCGCAGCAGCCACACGGTGACGACGGCCGCGATCACCCCCGTCACCGCGACCAGCATCCACCGCTGCGAGTCCGACTGCGCGGTGAACATGCCCAGCGACACGCCGTAATTGTGCGTTATGGTGAACTGGAAGAACGGCACCAGATAGTGCGTTTCGCCCAGTTGGAGCTGCAGGGTGTTGAGGACATAAGCCTTGCTCGCCTGATCGACAGCGAACAGCACGACCGCGATGGCAAGGCCGATCAGGCGGTTGCGGGTGACCGGGTTCACGCCAGCTCCTCCTCGCCCACCACGTCTCCGCAGCGAGCGCACAGCGCGCCGTCCACCGGCACTTCCGGCAGCAGCCGCCAGCAGCGGCCGCACTTCTCGTCGGCGGTGCGGGTGACGGTCACCGTTTCGTCATCGCTCCGGCGCACTGTCGCGGTGATGAACAGTTCGGCAAGGTCGGCATCGCTGAAGCCTGTCGGCACCGCGCTCGCGGGCACGGTCACTTCGGCCTCGAGGCCCGAGCGGATGATCTTCTCGCGCCGCAGGGGTTCGATCGCTTCGGTCACGTGTTCGCGCAGTTCGAGCAGCGCGGCGTACTGCGCGACCAGCGCCTCGTCAGCGAATTCAGGCGGCAGCGGGTGCGCTTCAAGCAGGTGGACGCTACCGCGGTCCGGGAAGCGGGTGCCCCACACCTCTTCGGCGGTGAACACCAGCACCGGCGCGGCATAGCGGACCAGCGCCTGGAACAGGATGTCGAGCACGGTGCGGGTCGCCCGCCGTTCGAGCGAATTGGCGTCGTCGCAATACAGGCGGTCCTTGCGGACATCGAAATAGAACGCCGACAGGTCCTCGTTGCAGAACTCGATCAACGCCCGGACATATTCGTTGAAGTCGTAGGCAGCGATCGCGCCGCGGATCGTCGCATCGAGCTGTGCCAGCCGCGCAAGCACGTAGCGTTCGAGCGGCGGCATCTCGTCGTAACCGACGTGCTCGCTCTCCCACTCGAACCCATCGAGCGCGCCGAGCAGGTAGCGGAAGGTGTTGCGCAGTTTGCGGTACTGGTCGGCCACCCCTTTCAGGATCTCATCGCCGATGCGGTGGTCCTCGGTGAAATCGACGCTCAGCGCCCACAGCCGGATGATGTCCGCGCCGTAGGTCTCCATCACCTTGATCGGATCGACCGTGTTGCCGAGCGACTTCGACATCTTCATGCCCTTGGCGTCCATCGTGAAGCCGTGGGTGAGGATCTGGTCGTAAGGCGCGCGGCCGCGGGTGGCGCAGGATTCCAGCAGCGATGACTGGAACCAGCCGCGATGCTGGTCGGATCCCTCGACATAGATGTCCGCCGGCCACGACAGGTCGGGCCAGCGCCCGCTGTCGAGCACATAAGCGTGGCTGGTGCCGGAATCGAACCACACGTCGAGGATGTCGCTGACCGCTTCCCACTCGTCGGACACGTAGTCGTCGCCCAGGAAGGAGTGCGCCGTCTCCGGCGTCCAGGCGTCGATGCCGTGTTCGCGCACCGCCGCGACGATCCGCGCGTTGACCGCCTCGTCCACCAGGTATTCGCCGGTCGCGCGGTTGACGAACAGCGTCATCGGCACGCCCCAGGCGCGCTGGCGGCTGAGCACCCAGTCGGGCCGCCCCTCGACCATCGAGCCGATCCGGTTGCGGCCCTTTTCCGGGATGAACTTGACGCGTTGGATCTCGCCCAGCGCGGTTTCGCGCAGCGTCTGTCCGCTGCCGAGCGGCTGGTCCATCGGCACGAACCACTGCGGCGTGCAGCGGAAGATCACCTTGGCTTTCGAGCGCCACGAGTGCGGGTAGGAGTGCTTGTAGTCCGCGCTCGCCGCCAGCAGCGCGCCGGCTTCGCGCAGGTCCGAGCAGATCGGCCCGTCGGGCGCGTTGAACTTGGGGTTGATGACCGAGCCCTGTCCGCCGAGCCAGCCCCAGTCTTCGCGGTACTTGCCGTCGCCCTCGACCGCGAACTTCGGGGTCAGGCCATAGGCCTTGCACAACTCGAAATCGTCCTCGCCGTGGTCGGGCGCCATGTGGACGAGGCCGGTGCCGGTGTCGGTGGTGACGAAATCGCCCGGCAGGAACGGCCGCGGCTCGGCGAAGAAGCCGCCGAGGTGGTGCATCGGGTGGCGGGCGACGGTACCGGTGAGGTCGGAGCCTTTGCCTTCCCAACCGGTGGAGAAAACAGAGGTGTCGCCAAACGCATTGGCCATCCGCACGCCGAACTCTTCAACCAGTGCATTGGCGACTAGGAACTTCTTCCCCTCGTCACCCTCGAGAATGCAGTACTCAATCTCCGGGCCATAGGCGATCGCCTGGTTGACCGGGATGGTCCACGGCGTGGTGGTCCAGATCACCGCGTGCGCGCCGACCAGTTCGGGGATCGGGCTCTCGACGATCTCGAACGCCACGTCGATCTGGGTCGAGACGACGTCCTCGTACTCGACCTCGGCCTCGGCCAGCGCGGTCTTTTCGACCGGGGACCACATCACCGGCTTGGCCCCGCGATACAGTTGCCCGCTGGTGGCGAACTTCAGCAGTTCGGCGACGATGGTCGCCTCGCTCTCCGGCTGCATGGTCAGGTAGGGGTTGTCCCAGTCGGCCATCACGCCGAGGCGTTTCAGCTGCTCGCGCTGCACGTCGACCCAGTGCTGGGCATAGGCGCGGCACTCGGCGCGGAATTCGAGCAAGGGCACGCTGTCCTTGTCGCGCTTGGCCTTGCGGTACTGTTCCTCGACCTTCCACTCGATCGGCAGGCCGTGGCAGTCCCACCCGGGCACGTAAGGCGCGTCACGGCCCAGCAGGTTCTGCGTGCGGCAGACCATGTCCTTGATCGTGTGGTTCAGCGCGTGGCCGATGTGCATGTCGCCGTTCGCGTAGGGCGGGCCGTCATGGTACATGAACTTCTCGCGCCCGGCTCGCGCATCGCGCAACTGGCGATAGAGCCCCTCCGCCTCCCACTTCGCCGCGATGCCCGGCTCCTTCTGCGGCAGGCCGGCCTTCATCGGGAAGTCGGTCTTCGGCAGGAACACGGTGGCGCGATAATCGCGCGGAGGAGTGGGTTCGGCGTCGCTCATTACGCGGCGGCGCTTAGAAGCTCCCGTGCGCGGGCACAATCCTCCGCCATCTGCGCCTGCAGTTCCTCCAGCCCGGCGAACTTCGCCTCCGGCCGCAGGAAGTGGTGAAACGCCACTTCGATCTCCTTTCCGTAGAGATCGCCCGCGAAGTCGAAGAAATACGGCTCCAGCAGCTCTTTCGGCGGATCGAAGGTCGGGCGCACGCCCACGTTGGCGGCGCCCTTCAATTCCTCGCCCGACGAGAGGACCCGCCCGGTCACGGCATAGATGCCGTAGCGCGGACGCAGGTAATTGCCCAAGGCGAGGTTAGCCGTCGGGTAGCCGATCGTGCGACCCACCTTGTCGCCGTGCTGGACCGTGCCGCGGATGGCGAACGGGCGCGTGAGGAGGCGGGCGGCGGTTTCGCAATCCCCGTTCTGCAGCGCCTGACG is part of the Altererythrobacter sp. TH136 genome and harbors:
- the ileS gene encoding isoleucine--tRNA ligase, whose protein sequence is MSDAEPTPPRDYRATVFLPKTDFPMKAGLPQKEPGIAAKWEAEGLYRQLRDARAGREKFMYHDGPPYANGDMHIGHALNHTIKDMVCRTQNLLGRDAPYVPGWDCHGLPIEWKVEEQYRKAKRDKDSVPLLEFRAECRAYAQHWVDVQREQLKRLGVMADWDNPYLTMQPESEATIVAELLKFATSGQLYRGAKPVMWSPVEKTALAEAEVEYEDVVSTQIDVAFEIVESPIPELVGAHAVIWTTTPWTIPVNQAIAYGPEIEYCILEGDEGKKFLVANALVEEFGVRMANAFGDTSVFSTGWEGKGSDLTGTVARHPMHHLGGFFAEPRPFLPGDFVTTDTGTGLVHMAPDHGEDDFELCKAYGLTPKFAVEGDGKYREDWGWLGGQGSVINPKFNAPDGPICSDLREAGALLAASADYKHSYPHSWRSKAKVIFRCTPQWFVPMDQPLGSGQTLRETALGEIQRVKFIPEKGRNRIGSMVEGRPDWVLSRQRAWGVPMTLFVNRATGEYLVDEAVNARIVAAVREHGIDAWTPETAHSFLGDDYVSDEWEAVSDILDVWFDSGTSHAYVLDSGRWPDLSWPADIYVEGSDQHRGWFQSSLLESCATRGRAPYDQILTHGFTMDAKGMKMSKSLGNTVDPIKVMETYGADIIRLWALSVDFTEDHRIGDEILKGVADQYRKLRNTFRYLLGALDGFEWESEHVGYDEMPPLERYVLARLAQLDATIRGAIAAYDFNEYVRALIEFCNEDLSAFYFDVRKDRLYCDDANSLERRATRTVLDILFQALVRYAAPVLVFTAEEVWGTRFPDRGSVHLLEAHPLPPEFADEALVAQYAALLELREHVTEAIEPLRREKIIRSGLEAEVTVPASAVPTGFSDADLAELFITATVRRSDDETVTVTRTADEKCGRCWRLLPEVPVDGALCARCGDVVGEEELA
- the lspA gene encoding signal peptidase II, giving the protein MNPVTRNRLIGLAIAVVLFAVDQASKAYVLNTLQLQLGETHYLVPFFQFTITHNYGVSLGMFTAQSDSQRWMLVAVTGVIAAVVTVWLLRERKLGDILGLALILGGALGNIKDRYELGYVVDFLDLHFGEWRPFLIFNVADAAITIGVVIILARSLLIREKAPDNPADTVVES
- a CDS encoding DUF3035 domain-containing protein, which produces MRKTLPFVLLATVALAGCGSTGLLNRERPDEFAVQRQAPLVVPPDFSLTPPAPGAPRPAEGTASSQALDALFGGPAPRSQVETSALDRAGTAEPGIRTSVGDPQTNTVAKGGVTRDIIAAPEGDGAGASAVIPG